A genomic stretch from Ureibacillus composti includes:
- a CDS encoding helix-turn-helix transcriptional regulator: MDSLGNRIKYLREKNNISQIEFAKKIGVSNAVLSRYESGDRKPDYDTLDLIANYFEVSTDYLLGRTDTLEPSTKPQDDEAEFQAFINDPELQVWYKELPKSDEEELRKLRTIWEMIKNEKS; this comes from the coding sequence TTGGATTCGTTAGGAAATCGAATTAAATATTTACGTGAAAAAAACAATATTTCTCAAATAGAATTTGCAAAAAAAATCGGCGTTTCCAATGCGGTATTATCAAGATATGAATCTGGAGACAGAAAACCTGATTACGATACATTAGATTTAATTGCTAATTATTTTGAAGTCAGCACTGATTACCTCCTCGGCCGTACCGACACCTTAGAACCTTCAACAAAACCTCAAGATGACGAGGCAGAATTCCAAGCATTTATCAACGATCCAGAACTACAAGTTTGGTACAAAGAACTTCCTAAATCAGACGAAGAAGAGCTTCGAAAACTTCGAACGATTTGGGAAATGATTAAAAACGAAAAGTCTTAA
- a CDS encoding ORF6N domain-containing protein, which produces MQQLQELQVIEHRNSRVLTTSQLAESLETEAKVINRNFQRNKDIYQQGVHYFALSGDDLKWFKATRQNDASLKFVSVLYLWTEQGAWMHAKSINNSKARKAMSALIDNYFSMSNQGNNSSQTLAISYEKFIQIERRVETLEQRLREEITLHSGEQLRLRKAVSTRIYEMTDNHEARQALFRSLYAALKERYHVSSYRDIKQHHLQDALRFITRWGGRT; this is translated from the coding sequence ATGCAACAGCTCCAGGAATTACAAGTGATTGAACATCGTAACAGTCGAGTACTAACTACGTCACAATTGGCTGAATCGTTAGAAACCGAAGCGAAGGTTATCAACCGTAATTTTCAACGCAACAAAGATATTTATCAGCAAGGTGTCCATTATTTTGCACTATCAGGTGATGATTTAAAGTGGTTTAAAGCAACACGTCAAAATGACGCAAGCCTCAAATTTGTATCCGTTTTGTATTTATGGACCGAACAGGGGGCTTGGATGCACGCGAAATCGATTAACAATAGCAAGGCACGTAAAGCCATGAGTGCTTTAATTGATAACTACTTTTCAATGTCAAATCAAGGCAATAATAGCTCCCAAACACTAGCAATATCCTACGAGAAATTTATACAAATCGAGAGAAGGGTGGAAACATTGGAACAACGATTACGAGAAGAAATAACATTGCATTCTGGCGAACAATTGCGATTACGCAAGGCAGTTAGTACACGAATTTATGAAATGACAGACAACCACGAAGCACGCCAGGCGTTATTCCGTTCGTTATATGCTGCACTTAAAGAACGTTACCACGTCAGTTCGTATCGAGATATCAAGCAACATCATCTACAGGATGCTTTACGATTTATCACTAGATGGGGAGGAAGAACATGA
- the ssb gene encoding single-stranded DNA-binding protein, with amino-acid sequence MINRVTLVGRLTKDPELRYTPNGVPMTRFTVAVNRTFSNQQGEREADFISCLAWRKQAENLANFMKKGSLIGLDGRIQTGSFDGTDGKKVYTTDVITDSIQFLESKRDQHYPAPQPVPNYQLSQQQYTASYQQNQGQVPSYQQPNSNAQQQYTPSYHQNSNLPYDPNNPPF; translated from the coding sequence ATGATTAATCGAGTTACACTAGTTGGTCGCCTTACAAAAGACCCAGAACTTCGCTATACGCCTAACGGAGTTCCTATGACAAGATTTACTGTTGCAGTCAACAGAACATTCTCTAACCAACAAGGCGAACGTGAAGCCGACTTCATCAGTTGTCTTGCTTGGAGAAAACAAGCTGAGAACCTAGCAAACTTCATGAAAAAAGGTAGCCTGATTGGTTTAGATGGGAGAATTCAAACTGGTAGCTTTGATGGGACTGACGGTAAGAAGGTTTACACGACAGATGTAATTACTGATAGTATTCAATTTTTGGAATCGAAACGTGACCAACACTATCCAGCACCACAACCTGTACCGAACTATCAGTTATCACAACAACAATACACTGCTAGCTATCAACAAAATCAAGGGCAAGTACCTTCTTACCAACAACCGAATTCTAACGCACAGCAACAATACACACCTAGTTATCACCAGAATTCAAATCTACCTTATGACCCTAATAATCCGCCGTTTTAA
- a CDS encoding helix-turn-helix transcriptional regulator: MEMDVGSLIRKCRKKAKLSQEAFADLMHTTQSTISRIEKNLIACEVNFLRKAARITNSEDVVISALFSVDAITQAAQLVPMYIGGFGLWI; the protein is encoded by the coding sequence ATGGAAATGGACGTTGGATCACTTATTCGCAAGTGTCGTAAGAAAGCAAAATTATCCCAAGAAGCTTTCGCTGATTTAATGCATACGACACAGTCAACGATTAGTCGAATTGAAAAAAATCTAATTGCATGTGAAGTGAACTTTTTAAGAAAAGCTGCAAGAATTACAAATTCAGAAGACGTAGTAATATCTGCTTTGTTTAGTGTTGATGCAATTACACAAGCTGCTCAATTAGTACCAATGTATATCGGAGGATTTGGTTTATGGATTTAG
- a CDS encoding IS1182 family transposase, whose product MMSKNQKSERDQIEMITIDQLVPQDHLVRKIESAIDFSFIYPLVESLYSTLGRPSVDPVVLIKMTFVQYVFGIRSMRQTIKEIETNMAYRWFLGFGFHSDVPHFSTFGKNYERRFQDTDIFEQIFYRILKEIADKGLLSADHVFIDSTHVKASANKRKFEKKIVRKETRAYEAKLQEELNQDRIDHGKKPFPPDKFEKEEMKEIKESTTDPESGYYVKDERTKQFAYSFHAAADRYGFILGSIVTPGNVHDSHMLQPLVEKVMEKVKKPLAVAADAAYKTPAITKFLFDQDIQPALPYTRPKTKDGYLRKHEYVYDEYYDCYLCPEGQILKYSTTTKDGKRQYKSNPTQCATCPLLAQCTNSKDHRKIIERHIWAHHVEEADHLRHQNEIKQIYARRKETIERVFADAKEKHGMRWTTLRGIKKLSMQAMLTFAAMNLKKLANWTWQVKETV is encoded by the coding sequence ATGATGTCGAAAAATCAAAAGAGTGAACGCGATCAAATTGAGATGATTACAATAGATCAACTTGTACCACAAGACCATCTTGTCAGAAAGATTGAATCAGCTATTGATTTTTCTTTCATCTATCCACTAGTAGAATCACTATATTCTACATTAGGCCGACCAAGTGTCGACCCAGTAGTTTTAATTAAAATGACATTTGTTCAATATGTATTCGGTATTCGTTCGATGCGTCAAACTATAAAAGAGATTGAAACAAATATGGCGTATCGTTGGTTTTTAGGGTTTGGATTCCATTCGGATGTACCACACTTCTCTACCTTCGGTAAAAATTATGAACGTCGTTTTCAAGACACGGATATCTTTGAACAGATCTTCTATCGAATTCTTAAAGAAATTGCAGATAAAGGATTACTAAGTGCCGACCATGTTTTCATTGATTCTACTCATGTTAAAGCGAGTGCGAATAAACGTAAATTTGAAAAGAAAATAGTTCGTAAAGAGACTCGAGCATATGAAGCGAAACTCCAAGAAGAATTGAATCAAGATCGAATTGATCACGGGAAGAAACCATTCCCGCCAGATAAATTTGAAAAAGAAGAGATGAAGGAGATTAAAGAAAGTACAACAGACCCTGAAAGTGGTTACTATGTAAAAGATGAACGGACAAAGCAGTTTGCTTACTCATTTCATGCGGCAGCGGATCGCTATGGATTTATACTTGGCTCAATTGTGACACCTGGGAATGTTCATGATAGTCATATGCTTCAACCACTTGTTGAAAAGGTAATGGAAAAAGTGAAGAAGCCACTTGCTGTTGCTGCCGATGCTGCTTATAAAACACCTGCAATCACTAAATTCTTATTTGACCAAGATATTCAACCAGCACTTCCTTATACACGCCCCAAGACAAAGGACGGATATTTACGCAAACATGAGTATGTTTATGACGAGTACTATGATTGCTACCTTTGTCCGGAAGGGCAAATCCTAAAATATTCAACAACGACTAAAGATGGAAAACGCCAATATAAATCGAACCCTACTCAGTGTGCGACCTGTCCTTTGCTTGCTCAATGTACAAACAGTAAAGACCACCGAAAAATCATTGAGCGTCATATTTGGGCACATCATGTAGAGGAAGCGGATCATCTTCGTCATCAAAACGAAATTAAACAAATATATGCTAGACGTAAAGAAACGATTGAACGTGTCTTTGCCGATGCAAAAGAAAAGCATGGTATGCGATGGACAACCCTACGAGGGATAAAAAAATTGTCTATGCAGGCGATGCTTACTTTTGCTGCCATGAATTTAAAGAAGCTTGCCAATTGGACATGGCAAGTTAAAGAAACGGTCTAA
- a CDS encoding helix-turn-helix domain-containing protein, translating to MAKRLVVNLDGIKQLRIDKDISVEEMSKLMGYKGYQGYYYKENGVRKLSADDVAKISVILEVPINELFFEE from the coding sequence ATGGCTAAACGATTAGTAGTTAATCTTGATGGAATTAAGCAGCTAAGAATTGATAAGGATATCTCTGTAGAAGAGATGTCTAAATTGATGGGTTATAAAGGGTATCAAGGTTACTACTATAAGGAAAATGGTGTAAGAAAATTGAGTGCGGACGATGTCGCCAAAATCTCTGTAATATTAGAAGTTCCTATAAATGAGCTTTTTTTTGAAGAATAA
- a CDS encoding BRCT domain-containing protein yields the protein MTNNFKEESDYRSFTAPSEIHKAVNSLIGLLEGIKLDSELNEMELEEVINWCNLQRRYDYKFPFSEIIPLIDAALSDGILTSDEIQDILWLCKNVTNNDGFKTYYNVVTSSLQELHGIIHGIMADNSINETEIIRLFDWMEDREFLKGFYPFDEIYSLLIAIKNDGHISEDEINMLKAYLGNFIDTRSSYNINETELEDLQNKYSVNGICAVCPEIIIENRTFSFTGTSSKAKRNEIAEIITNLGGTFNNNVTQKTDYLIVGDNGNPCWAFSCYGRKVEKAVDLRKNGQPIVIVHENDFWDEVW from the coding sequence ATGACTAATAATTTTAAAGAAGAGAGTGACTATCGTAGTTTTACTGCCCCTTCAGAGATTCATAAAGCAGTTAATTCATTAATTGGATTGTTGGAGGGTATCAAACTTGATTCTGAATTAAATGAAATGGAATTAGAAGAAGTCATCAACTGGTGTAATTTACAGCGACGATATGATTATAAGTTTCCATTTTCAGAAATTATCCCACTAATTGATGCAGCTTTAAGTGATGGCATTTTAACTTCTGATGAAATCCAAGATATTTTATGGCTTTGTAAAAATGTAACAAATAATGATGGTTTTAAAACCTACTATAATGTTGTTACTTCCTCTCTTCAAGAATTGCATGGAATTATTCACGGTATCATGGCCGACAATTCGATTAATGAAACGGAAATAATAAGGTTATTTGATTGGATGGAAGATCGCGAATTTCTAAAAGGGTTTTATCCATTTGATGAGATTTATAGCTTACTAATTGCCATTAAAAATGATGGGCATATCAGTGAGGATGAAATTAACATGTTAAAAGCCTATCTTGGTAATTTTATAGATACGAGAAGCTCCTATAATATTAACGAAACTGAATTAGAGGACTTACAAAACAAGTACTCTGTAAATGGTATATGTGCTGTATGTCCTGAAATAATTATTGAAAACAGGACGTTTTCTTTTACTGGTACATCTAGTAAAGCAAAACGCAATGAGATTGCAGAAATAATCACAAATTTAGGTGGAACTTTTAATAACAATGTCACTCAGAAAACAGATTACCTCATTGTAGGTGACAATGGGAATCCTTGCTGGGCATTCTCTTGTTACGGAAGAAAAGTTGAAAAAGCAGTTGACCTTCGAAAAAATGGCCAACCAATTGTGATTGTGCATGAAAATGATTTTTGGGATGAAGTTTGGTAA
- a CDS encoding BH0509 family protein yields MVKEEREELIFICSMMTNYSGDYLKQLTDDELIEIYNSNMNLD; encoded by the coding sequence ATGGTGAAAGAAGAACGAGAGGAACTTATTTTCATCTGCAGCATGATGACCAACTACAGTGGAGATTATCTTAAACAATTAACCGATGACGAGTTAATTGAAATTTATAACAGCAACATGAATTTAGACTAG